From a single Nicotiana tomentosiformis chromosome 2, ASM39032v3, whole genome shotgun sequence genomic region:
- the LOC138905071 gene encoding uncharacterized protein translates to MKKNIEGVDVPKTRVDCTAEDLRKWENNAKAKKWLVKRSRGTLLYSQYESFAMKKGETIQEIYTRFTTLTNGLKSLGKIIPEEERVEKILTIVLAITWESKIPIIHESKNIATLPLDDLIGNHTAYELRR, encoded by the exons atgaagaAAAATATCGAAGGAGTAGATGTACCAAAGACAAGAGTGGATTGTACTGCTGAAGACTTGAGGAAGTGGGAGAataatgctaaagccaagaaatggctt GTGAAGAGATCTAGAGGAACACTACTATACTCTCAGTATGAGAGTTTTGCTATGAAGAAAGGAGAAACCATTCAAGAAATatacacaaggttcactacactGACAAATGGGCTAAAATCTCTTGGAAAGATTATTCCTGAAGAAGAAAGGGTCGAGAAGATATTGACTATAGTTCTGGCTATCACTTGGGAGAGTAAAATCCCAATTATCCacgaatcaaagaacattgcaacTCTTCCACTGGATGACCTAATTGGAAATCATactgcctatgaacttaggagataa
- the LOC138905072 gene encoding uncharacterized protein, with product MKEQVQLKKSNSKGSTKAMVAAWGDSSDDDDDDERVLMAIGESDEEAEVSVAHLKDKIIFLSKERLSELLLELIDESEDVNNEKEQLSKECIVLKAKCKNLEHRASKTESENVVLKTRVHELDTIVLELRYENLKLKLGTGKKTADHTQLTLDENAGKMKDELYKRDEQIKVLKEDLSKVKHELDRTCPSEREKPNLVHG from the exons atgaAGGAACAGGTTCAACTCAAGAAAAGCAACAGtaaaggatcaacaaaggctatggtcgctgcttggggagatagctcagatgatgatgatgatgatgaacgaGTACTTATGgctattggagaatctgatgaagaagCTGAGGTAAGTGTTGCTCATCTCAaagacaaaattatttttttgtctaAGGAAAGGTTATCTGAGTTGCTCCTAGagctaattgatgaatctgaggatgtaaacaatgaaaaggaaCAGTTGTCAAAAGAGTGTATAGTTTTAAAAGCTAAGTGCAAAAACCTAGAACATAGGGCTAGTAAAACTGAAAGTGAAAATGTTGTGTTGAAGACTCGGGTTCATGAGCTTGACACTATTGTCCTAGAGCTTAGATAtgaaaatctaaaattgaaattaggaacaggtaaaaagacggctgatcacacacaactcactttagatgAAAATGCtggaaaaatgaaagatgagttgtaCAAAAGAGATGAGCAGATAAAAGTCCTAAAGGAGGATCtgagcaaggtcaagcatgagctagacagaacct gtccaagtgaaagGGAGAAGCCAAATTTGGTACATGGATAG